The segment TAGTGGGCATGGTGGGCATGATGGGAGCAGTGGGCATGATGGGAGTGGTGTGAGCAGTGGGCATGGTGGGCATGGTGGGAGCAGTGGGCATGGTGGGACTAGTGGGCATGGGGGAATAGTGGGCATGGTGGGAGTGGTGGGCATGGAGAGAGCAATGGGAGTGGTGGGCATGGTGGGAGTGGTGGGGATGTTGGGAGTGGTGGGGATGTTAGAAGTGGTGGGAGTGGTGGGCATGGGGGAGTGGTGGCCATTATACAGTAGTTGGCCATTAGTGAAAAATTACATAAATTTAGTTTCGGTCGAAATGCTTTCAATACTTATCTGCCAGCTGGAAAATCATCTCAGCTACACACACAAAATTTCCATTCagtttttccatttttttccaATGATCTTGACAACTGCAGCTATTTAAACAACATATATTAGACATACCAATCAGATTTAACATGACTGTCTATGGGATAGATTAAAATTAAGTTGTACTTATGATGCTTATTCAGGTGTCATTCAAAAACTAATAGACAGAAGATGAAAGAAAACTATGTATATGTAGCTGAAGATGATTTCCAGAATGTttgcaaaatgtcaaaatataaaatgacttCTACtcaatttatgaaaaatattcttGCAAAAGTTAATGAATATGTAAGTTTACATAAAATTCACTAATGATGATTCACTTATAGCCAAGTACTGTAGTTAGGAATATAAGTCTGAAACTTCTGAGGCTCACTGCATATTTTAGTCACCAGTCCATCTATCATGGCTCAAGTAAAGACATTCATGGTGCCTGAAGTGTTTTGAGTTCATCTGATAACTCTGAAGAGAATCTAATGTGCGCATTGAACCAATGTAGTGATGCGGGATAACATTTTcacctgaaatgttttaatagtACAGCCTGCGAGCACGTCAGCCATACTTGGGATAAACATGTCATAAAAGAAATATTGAAGTTTGCTTTTCAGAGTTCAAAATAACATTGCaatcattattttttattacattcaaaatgatttcaatatacaataacaatggagttcatattttaaattcattttcatCACAATTGCTCATAAAAGTTTATTGACGGTTTCAGTTTATCAGCTTCCTGGGAAGAAGGGTGTTTTATCTACCTTTATAAACAGGAACAAATTAATCCTGCTCTCATGCTCAAGCCATCATGTTATGACGTTTGCCTAAGTCTTTCTTCTATGCCTGGTTTATTCCCAGACTAATGTTTTATGTGTATTGACAGAGTGGGTTTGATGAAATGTAAGATATTATGGGTATTTTGATGGATCTCAGCTTGTTGCCAGGAAACAGGTTCCTGGGAGGCTGCTATCTTGGACTGCAGGCTCAGTCACTTATCTGGCGATATTTCCTTTTCCATTTCTTTAAACACTAGAATTTCTGTGAGAAAAGGTTTGAATAATGGATTTCAACTATTCAACTTTTTATTCATCCTGAAAGACATATGGGTGCAGATGTTAGTACTTTATCAGCCTCTATCAAAATGTCAGAAGTTGAAATTTATAAAACCCAGTCTTCATTTATGCTTTATTTCCAACTTTAAGATAAAAGATGATGGAATTTCTTCCTCCACTTAAAACAAATTCCAACAAAAGCAGTCTTTTCTTTACAACCTGAACTTACACTGTATAAAAACATAGAACCTGTCTGGAGCTTAGGCTGATAttgattcatattttgaataGAATATTCCTATCCAAATAATGACCTTGAATGTAACATTTTAATACCCTATTTGCAATATTTGTCTATTATTGCATAATGGTGAGTTGTTTTTCAATTACTATAATTTTTTGACTAAATTACTGCCTGTGGATTTGTCCGGGATCATGTTGCTATGTGGTACATGCTACGTTAACATGGGATGTTGAAATGAAGACAATTGAGATTTtacagtcacaaatcagtttTACCAACTATGGAAAATCATCAGTATTTATATGACCACTTCTTTGTAAGGGTCTGTTTACTTCCATGAGTGTTCACTATGAAGAGTTGCCTTCCTTAGTCTATCCAGGATCTGCAGATTACTAAAATCACCAACTAAACTTAACAATAAACATGATTTTCTACAATATACCTTACCTTCTGTCTACATACAGTTACCACACTGAGATATGCCATGTGAAACTGGACTCAACACGCAATGGGTTTTATCACCCAATACCTCACTACAATAATCAATATCTAAAGTTCCTAATCTGAGACAGTCTTCCAGTATTTATCTCTGCTCTAGTTTGTTACACACGCCTTTCCAGAACCATGCTTAGACTGAAACCACCAGGGAGTTTCTCTCGGTCAAAAATACCCAGTAGAGAGGCCATTACCTTATTGCTCAGTGAGGCCAGCTGGGCACTGTTTACAGAATGTGCTGCAATTACAAACAACCCTCTGTGCCACCTCCCTGGTAAACACCATTTCAATTATCCAGCCATCATTATTGTCTGGGATCAGGTATAGGCCTGATCCTCCCATTACAGACATTGTGCTGATGGCACATCTGTTGCTTCCATTTTTGTTAAGATATTCTTCCCTGCAATGATCACATGTACAATATCTTGGCATGGGTGGTGTAATAATTCTGCCttttgaacatttgaaaaaattGTGATCATATCCAGATGCATGTTAGTCTTTCTATTGACTGTAAGGCTcctatagtattcccagaaattattgagaatcatgttgcgtcatgtaactcattacgtttattaacttctggcgttttacttacataaacatgttaaaacatcatccttttacagcctcagtcttgttttagtactttgttagacctcctcgctcagcaatgcatgcctgaatacgcctaggcacactacccatcaaagtttgtaggtaatcgtgtgacagggtatcccaatattggaccacctcggccttcatatcttcaatatttctcagtcccttttggtttattctgtccttcatgactccccacacattctcaattgggtttaggtctgggctgtaactgggccagtctaaaacttgaacattttcgcccgacaaccactgttttgtgtagctcgcagtgtgttttgggtcattatcatgctggaaaatccaatcatcttcatacagtgtttgtgctgtcggaagaaggtgaccatttagaatgtcaacgtatctttcttttgtcaagtttcccgtgaaaacaca is part of the Haliotis asinina isolate JCU_RB_2024 chromosome 6, JCU_Hal_asi_v2, whole genome shotgun sequence genome and harbors:
- the LOC137287747 gene encoding sericin-1-like, with translation MVEVVGVVGEVDMGGSGGSSGHDGSGVHGGSGGSGGHGGSSGHGGHDGSSGHDGSGVSSGHGGHGGSSGHGGTSGHGGIVGMVGVVGMERAMGVVGMVGVVGMLGVVGMLEVVGVSGFDEM